GAATTGCTGACCATGCCCAGCGCCTCGGCGTTGGCGGCCAGGCTCTGCGGAGAGGACACCCGGATGAGGTCTTCGCTCACACTGCTGGCCGTGCGGCCGAGTTCGACCTGGCTGGCGCGCAGTGCCGAGATCTCGTAAGCGCCCTGCGAGATTCCGACGCTCAACAGGAGCTGGGCGACGATGACCGCCCCGACGCAGGCCACGGCTGACAGTGCGTAGACCACGCGCGGCCGCTTGTGCGCGCTCGGGCTGACGATCTCGATATGGCGGCGTTCCTCCGCCCCGGTGCGCGGGTCGTGATCCGGGCGAAGGGGTGCCGATTCAAATGCCCGGGCCAGGTTGTCGCTCATTCGGCTCTCCTCAGTCGTTCGGCGGCACGTAGGCGAACCGACGTTGCACGGGGGTTGATGGCTTTCTCGTCCTCGGACGCCTGTTCGGCGCCTCGGATGAGCAGGGTGAACAGCGGCTTGTGTTCCGGCAGTTCGACGGGGAGTCCGGCGGGGGCGCTGGACGTGGAGGCGGCGGCGAACATCCGCTTGACGATGCGGTCTTCGAGCGACTGGTAGGCCATGGTCACGATGCGGCCGCCGACGGCGACGGCCTCCATCGCGGCGGGGATGGCGCGCTCGAGAACGGCCAATTCCTGGTTGACCTCGATGCGCAGCGCCTGGAAGACCCGTTTGGCGGGGTGTCCCATCCGCTGCACGGCCACGGGGGTGACCTTGGTGATGACCTCGACCAGCTGGGCCGAGCGAACGAACGGCACGGTCTCGCGAGCCTCGACGATCGCCTTGGCGTAGCGTCCGGCGAGTTTCTCCTCGCCGTACTCCTGGAAGATGCGACGCAGTTCGGCCTCGCTGTAGTCGGCGAGGATGCGCTCGGCGGTGAGCGGTGACGTGCTGTCCATCCGCATGTCCAGCGGGGCGTCCTTGGAATAGGAGAAGCCGCGCTCGACCTGGTCGAGCTGCATGCTGGAGACGCCCAGGTCGAACAGGATGCCCTGGACCTCGCTGATGCCGAGACCCGCAAGGGCGTCGAGGATGCCGTCATAGACCGTGTGGACGAGGTGGATGCGGTCGTGGAACGGTTTGAGGCGCTCTTCGGCGATGGCCAGCGCGTCGAGGTCGCGGTCCAAACCCACCAGGGTGAGGCCGGGGAAACGGCTGAGCATGGCTTCGGCGTGGCCGCCCATACCGAGGGTGGCGTCCACGAGGATCGCGCCGGGCTTGTCCAGAACGGGGCCCAGCAGCTCGATGCTGCGCTCCAGCAGCACCGGGGTGTGGATCTCGCTCAGCTGGGGCCGGTCGGCCGGGGCTGCTGCGGTGGTGTCGGTGGTCATCTCGTCGTTCGGCTTGTTGTTCGTGTTGTCGTTGATGTTGGTGCCGTTGCTGTCTTTGGTCATAGCTACCCGGGCTGGATCCTGGGGCCGGATCCCCATCCGTTCCGCCTGGCACCGGGGAAGTGTGTCAGGAGGGCGACGGCTGGGAGTCGGGCACCAGGAGCTAGAAGAGTCCCGGAATCACCTCCTCCGTGATGTTGGCGAACGAGGTCTCCTGCTCGGCGAGATAGCTGTCCCAGACCTCGGTGTCCCAGATCTCCACGCGGTTGCCCACGCCGATGACCGTGAGGTCGCGGTCGAGTCCCGCGTAGGCCCTGAGGTTGGCCGGGATGGTGACGCGGTTCTGCTTGTCGGGGGTCTCGGCGCTGGCTCCCGAGAGGAAGACGCGGAAGAAGTCGCGCCCCTCCTTGCTCGTGATGGGCGCCTGGCGGATCTTCTCGTGCACCTCGTCGAAGTCACGCGAGGTGAAGACGTAGAGGCAGCGCTCCTGACCGCGAGTCATCACGATGCCGGTCGAGAGCTCGTCGCGGAATTTGGCCGGCAGGATGACGCGTCCTTTTTCGTCGAGCTTGGGGGCATAGGTCCCGAGGAACATTCGTCACCCCTCTCTTCCGGCCAAGGTCAGGTGTTGCTCCACTTTACTCCACTATCAACCACCGTGTCCGTAAATCAGGGTGTTTTGCCGTTTAATCCTGGTTTTATTCCCTGAATTCACAGGCAATCACTGGGTGGAGGAAAATCCCACGTTTTGGAGCAGATGTGCCCGTTTTTGGGCATGAAAAAGGGCCGACCTGGTGGTCGGCCCGTGCGGGTCGTGGTCAGTGGGGCAAAAGGGAGGCAGGTGGGGCGAGCGGGATGCGGCTTAACTCACGAACGCCCGCCATCCTGGGTGTGCCAGGGGCGGGCGTTACTCGGAGTCGACCCGGTGGTTCACACACGGGTCAGCGGGATGGGCTCGCGGAGCCCAGCCGTGGGCTACTGCTGTCCGTCCTGGCGACGGTCCCAGCGGTCGTTGAGCTTGTCCATGAAGCCCTGCTGGGTGCGCGCCTGGGCGGGGCTGCGAGTCTGGGCCGACGACGGCCGTGTCGCCCGGGCCGTGCGACCCGGGGTGATGGCCAGAAGCACACCGCCGAACATGATGATGAATCCGATGATGCCCAGCCAGAGCTGCTGCACCGCAACGCCGGCGACAAGAGTCGCGATCCCCACGACACCTGCGAGTACCCCGAGGACTATGGATCGGTAGTTGGGGCGGAGGCGCGTGCCCCCGACGCTCGCCACGAATTCGGCATCGTTGTGATAGAGACTGCGCTCCATCTCTTCGAGGAGTCGCTGCTCTTGTTCTGAAAGCGGCATCTCATTCCTCCAATTGGGGATCGAGCGGATTAGACCCTAATTCTAGTCCCGCCGAGATGGCTAGGCTAGGCACGTGGCTCAAAGCACTCGACTGGTCGATCTGGTTCATTCTCGCATCGACGAATTCATCAATACGCGTGAATCAATTGTGACGACCATCAGCCCGGACCTTGCTGTGCTGGTGGACTTCTCACGGCAGTTTCTCAGCGGCGGGAAGCGCTTCCGGGCTCAGTTCGCACACCTCGGCTGGCAGAGCGTTCCGGCGACCACGCAGACCGCCCCCGACGGGGTGTCTGCCGGCCTGGCCGGCCTGGTGTCCGCGGCCAGCGCACTCGAGGTCTTCCACGCCGCGGCGCTCGTCCACGACGACATCATCGACAACTCGGACACCCGCCGAGGAGCCCCCTCGGCGCACCGGCGTTTCGAGAGCCTGCACGGTGCCAACGGATGGGCCGGAAGCCCCGCCGACTTCGGTCGCGCCTCGGCGATCCTGCTCGGCGACCTCCTGCTCGGCTGGAGCGACGAATTACTCGACGAGGGCCTCGACGGCGCCGCCGACCGGGTCAGCGCTCGACGCGCCCGCACCGAGTTCAACCTCATGCGCACCGAGGTCACCGCAGGTCAGTATCTCGACATCCTGGAGGAGCGCGCCTGGCTCACCCAACCCGAGGCGGAGCTGCTCGACCGCGCCGTGCGGGTCATCATCTTCAAGTCGGCCAAGTACAGCGTGCAGGCACCGCTCGTGATCGGCGCGGCCCTCGCCGGTGCCGATGACGAGCAGCTCGACATCTTGCGGGCGTTCGGGCTGCCGCTCGGGATCGCCTACCAGCTGCGCGACGACCTGCTCGGGGTGTTCGGTGATGCCAGCGTCACGGGCAAGCCCAGTGGTGACGACCTGCGCGAGGGCAAGCGAACCGTCCTGATCGCCCTGACCAGGGAACGCCTGGACGCGGCGGACCTGGGCACTGTCGACAGGCTGCTCGGCCGCCCCGACCTCACGCCGGAGCAGATCTCGGCCCTGCAGCAGGTCATCGTGGACAGCGGCGCCGTCGACAGGGTCGAGACCCTGATCCAGCAGAACGTGGCCCAGGCTCTCGCCGCGCTGGACGGTTCGCTCGTGGAGCAGAGCGTGCAGGTCGCGCTCACCGACTTCGCCGGAACGGTGACCCGACGGGTCTTCTAGGCGTTCGAGCGGCCGGGCTGGATCAGGCCAGGGCCTGCGCCACTCGGCGCACCTCGGCCTTGCGTCCGGCCAGGAGCGCGTCGATCGGGGGAACTCCGAGGCTGTCGTCCACCTCGAGCAGCCATTCCATGGCCTGCTCGTCGGTGAAACCGTCATCGGAGAGCACAATCAGAGTGCCACGGAGCTCGCCCACCGGTGCCCCGTCACGTATGAAGGAGGCGGGCACGCTGACCCCGCCGTCACGACGGATCGCAAGGAGGTGCTTGTCTTCGATGAGCTGGCGCACCCGGCTGTGGCTGATCCCGAGAACCTCGACGAGGTCGGGGATGGAGTACCACTCGGGGGTGGAAGAAGGAACGGACTGCTGCGGAGCGGAAGACGAATCGGTCACCCCCCAAGCCTCCCACGATTCAGCACGGGCTACAAACCCCCTGTCAGGCCCGGTCACGCGGGTGATCCGTGCCGCTGCCGCGTGGTTAATTGACTCGGACTCGCTTCTGTGTGAGCGTTGAGGGCACATCATCTATCGATAGGACGTGCAATGCCGGTCAGAGCCAGCAAGATCGAATCGGGGACGGTCACCGCCGACTCCCCCGGTGCTGACTCCCCTGTCGAGTCGGGGGTCGTGCGCCCTGCGGCCAGGCGCCGCCCTGCGAAGACCGGTGTGCGGCGATCCTGGGGAGCGGTGGCGAGCATCCCCCTGGTTCTCGTCAGCACCGTGGCCATCGTGTTCAACCTGGCCTCACCCGCCCAGGCGGCGACGGCCCTGAAGAAGCCGTTGAAGACCCGCACGACGCTGCCGCAGGCGGTCGTCAAGCCGGTCCAGACCGTGCGGCCGGCGGTGTCGACTCCGGCGCCGAACCAGTACACCGTCGTCGACGGCGACACCATCAGCGCCATCGCCGGCAAGTTCGGCCTCTCGACGGCGTCCGTCCTCGCCCTCAACGGCCTGGGCTGGAGCGCGGTCATCTTCCCCGGCCAGGTCCTCACCCTCTCGACCTCCCCGGTCACGGCCGCGGCAGCCCCCGCGGCTGTCGCCAGCGAGCTCACCCGGTACACGATCCGCTCCGGCGACACCCTCAGTGGGATCGCGGCGGCCAACGGCGTGAGCGCGGATGCCGTCTTCCGAGCCAACGGTCTCGGCCGGGACAGCATCATCTTCCCCGGCCAGGTCATCGTGCTCCCTGCAGCCGCGCCGTCGGCCGTGGCCGGCGGACCCCAGATCTCGCTCGCGTCGGCCACGTCGGGCAGCCACACCGTGGTGTCCGGCGACACTGTCGACAAGGTGGCCGGCGCCGCCGGCGTCTCGGTGCAGGCGGTTCTCGAGGCCAACGGCCTGGGCTGGTCGAGTGTCATCCACCCGGGTCAGGTCCTGAAGATCCCGGGCTCAGCGCCCGTGTTGGACGCCGCACCCGCCGTCGTCGTGACCCCGAACGCACCAGCAGCACCTGCCCCCACTGCCGTGCGCGATGCCGTGACGCCCCTCACGTCGGAGATGGCCGCCAACGCCCGTCTTATCATCGCCGTCGGCCGCGAGGCCGGAGCGAACGACGCCGCCCTCGTCGTGGCCCTGGCCGCTGCCGCCCAGGAATCGGGGCTGCGCAACATCGATTACGGCGACCGCGACTCGCTCGGGCTCTTCCAGCAGCGGCCGAGCTCCGGCTGGGGAACCGCCGAGCAGGTGATGGATGCCGAGCGCGCCAGCCGCGCCTTCTTCGGCGGCCCGGTCAACCCCAACGTCGGTGTCACCCGCGGGCTGCTGGACATCCCGAATTGGGAGAGCATGACGGTGACGCAGGCCGCCCAGGCCGTGCAGATCTCCGCCTTCCCCGACTACTACGCCAAGTGGGAAGCCTCCGCCAGGAGCTGGCTCGCCGAACTCGGCTGACCGGCCCGTCACCCGACCCGCGCCACGTGGCGGGCGACGTTCACGGGCGACGCCGGCGACAGTGACCGAATCGTGTCCCGCCGCGCTGGTGGTCCGTCCCGAGGAACCCGCCAGAATTCCGTAGACTCGACGGGTGACCGAAAGCCCCATTGACCCCATGATCGGCCGTCTCATCGACGGCCGCTATCAGGTGCGCTCCCGGATCGCCCGCGGCGGTATGGCCACCGTGTACCTCGCCACCGACCTGCGCCTCGAGCGCCGCGTGGCGATCAAGATCATGCACGGCCACCTGGCCGACGACAACGCCTTCCGCAGCCGCTTCATCCAGGAAGCCCGCTCGGCGGCCCGCCTGGCGCACCCGAACGTGGTGAACGTGTTCGACCAGGGCCAGGACGCCGACATCGCCTACCTGGTGATGGAGCATCTGCCCGGCATCACCCTGCGCGACCTGCTCAAGGACTACGGCCGGCTCACCCCCGAGCAGACCATGGACATCCTCGAGGCCGTGCTGTCCGGCCTCGCCGCCGCCCACAAGGCCGGCATCGTGCACCGCGATGTGAAGCCGGAGAACGTGCTGCTAGCCGACGACGGCCGCATCAAGATCGGCGACTTCGGGCTGGCCCGTGCCGTCAACAACAACACCGCCACCGGCCAGGCCCTGCTCGGCACGGTGGCGTACCTCTCCCCCGAGCTGGTCACCCGGGGCATCGCGGATGCCCGCAGCGACATCTACGCGCTCGGCATCATGACCTACGAGATGCTCACCGGCGAGCAGCCCTACGTGGGTGAGGCGCCCATGCAGGTGGCCTACCAGCACGCCAACGACACCGTGCCGATGCCCAGCCTCGTCGCGCCCGGGGTGCCGCAGGAACTCGATGAGCTCGTCCTCTGGGCCACCGCCCGCGACCCCGAGGAGCGCCCGCGCGACGCGAGGGTCATGCTGGACCAGCTCCTCGACGTGGAGAAGCTGGTGCGACCGCACGACCAGACCGCGCTGCAGGCCACCATGGTCTTACCCCGAGGCGTCGCCGCGGCGTCGGCCGACGCCGAGACGCAGATCCTCGGCCGCGCTCCCCTGGCGGCTGCGACCCTCGCCGCCCCCGAGCCAGAGACGGGCGAGGTCGACAGCACCGACCAGCTGGCCGGCGGGGCGCGGAAGCGCCGCCGCCGCGGCTACCTGCTCTTCACAATGATCGTGCTGCTGGCCGCTCTCGCGGGCGGAGCCGGGTGGTATTTCGGCTTCGGCCCCGGCTCGGAGATCGCCGTGCCCAACCTGACCTCCGCCTCGCCGGAGGATGCCACAGCACAGCTGGAGGCGCTCGGTCTGGTCGCCGCAGGCGGCACGGCATACAGCACCGAGATTCCCGCCGGGCTCGTCGTCGATACCGATCCCGGCGACGGCGCCCGAGTGGCCAAGGGCAGCACGGTGACCGTCAACGTGTCGCAGGGACCCGCCCCGATCGTGCTGCCTGCCCTGGCCGGACTCACCTCTGATGCCGCGTCCCTGGCGATAGCCGAGGCCAAGGCCGTTCCCGGAACCATCGACGAGGTGTTCAACGGCGACGTCGAGGAGGGCCTGGTGATCTCGGCCAGCCGGGAGAGCGACGGAGGCGATGTCTCCCAGGGCGGTGACTACTTCGAGGGGCTCCCGGTCAACCTGGTGGTGTCGCTCGGCGGTATCCCCGACGTCACCGGCGAGTCGGTGGACGATGCCATCAGCATCCTCGAAAAGAAGAACCTCGTCGCCACAACGGGTGAGGAGACCTACAGCGACACCATCGCCGAGGGCGACGTCATCTCGGTCTCCGCCGCCGCAGAAGGCCCCATCAGGGCCGGCTCCACCCTCATCCTCACGGTTTCCAGAGGCCCGGAGCCTGTAGAGATACCGAACGTGATCGGCATGTCCTGGAGCGAGGGCAAGCAAGTGCTCGCAGACCTCGGCTTCAAGTTGAACTACAACCTGGCCGCGGACGCCATCGCGGCCATCATCAGTATCAAATCGACGGATCCGGCGGCAGGGACCCTCGCGGCCAAGGGCAGCTCGATCACGCTGACGCCCACCAA
This is a stretch of genomic DNA from Cryobacterium soli. It encodes these proteins:
- the rsmH gene encoding 16S rRNA (cytosine(1402)-N(4))-methyltransferase RsmH — translated: MTTDTTAAAPADRPQLSEIHTPVLLERSIELLGPVLDKPGAILVDATLGMGGHAEAMLSRFPGLTLVGLDRDLDALAIAEERLKPFHDRIHLVHTVYDGILDALAGLGISEVQGILFDLGVSSMQLDQVERGFSYSKDAPLDMRMDSTSPLTAERILADYSEAELRRIFQEYGEEKLAGRYAKAIVEARETVPFVRSAQLVEVITKVTPVAVQRMGHPAKRVFQALRIEVNQELAVLERAIPAAMEAVAVGGRIVTMAYQSLEDRIVKRMFAAASTSSAPAGLPVELPEHKPLFTLLIRGAEQASEDEKAINPRATSVRLRAAERLRRAE
- the mraZ gene encoding division/cell wall cluster transcriptional repressor MraZ, which encodes MFLGTYAPKLDEKGRVILPAKFRDELSTGIVMTRGQERCLYVFTSRDFDEVHEKIRQAPITSKEGRDFFRVFLSGASAETPDKQNRVTIPANLRAYAGLDRDLTVIGVGNRVEIWDTEVWDSYLAEQETSFANITEEVIPGLF
- a CDS encoding DUF3040 domain-containing protein; translation: MPLSEQEQRLLEEMERSLYHNDAEFVASVGGTRLRPNYRSIVLGVLAGVVGIATLVAGVAVQQLWLGIIGFIIMFGGVLLAITPGRTARATRPSSAQTRSPAQARTQQGFMDKLNDRWDRRQDGQQ
- a CDS encoding polyprenyl synthetase family protein produces the protein MAQSTRLVDLVHSRIDEFINTRESIVTTISPDLAVLVDFSRQFLSGGKRFRAQFAHLGWQSVPATTQTAPDGVSAGLAGLVSAASALEVFHAAALVHDDIIDNSDTRRGAPSAHRRFESLHGANGWAGSPADFGRASAILLGDLLLGWSDELLDEGLDGAADRVSARRARTEFNLMRTEVTAGQYLDILEERAWLTQPEAELLDRAVRVIIFKSAKYSVQAPLVIGAALAGADDEQLDILRAFGLPLGIAYQLRDDLLGVFGDASVTGKPSGDDLREGKRTVLIALTRERLDAADLGTVDRLLGRPDLTPEQISALQQVIVDSGAVDRVETLIQQNVAQALAALDGSLVEQSVQVALTDFAGTVTRRVF
- a CDS encoding Rv2175c family DNA-binding protein, with the protein product MTDSSSAPQQSVPSSTPEWYSIPDLVEVLGISHSRVRQLIEDKHLLAIRRDGGVSVPASFIRDGAPVGELRGTLIVLSDDGFTDEQAMEWLLEVDDSLGVPPIDALLAGRKAEVRRVAQALA
- a CDS encoding muramidase family protein — its product is MPVRASKIESGTVTADSPGADSPVESGVVRPAARRRPAKTGVRRSWGAVASIPLVLVSTVAIVFNLASPAQAATALKKPLKTRTTLPQAVVKPVQTVRPAVSTPAPNQYTVVDGDTISAIAGKFGLSTASVLALNGLGWSAVIFPGQVLTLSTSPVTAAAAPAAVASELTRYTIRSGDTLSGIAAANGVSADAVFRANGLGRDSIIFPGQVIVLPAAAPSAVAGGPQISLASATSGSHTVVSGDTVDKVAGAAGVSVQAVLEANGLGWSSVIHPGQVLKIPGSAPVLDAAPAVVVTPNAPAAPAPTAVRDAVTPLTSEMAANARLIIAVGREAGANDAALVVALAAAAQESGLRNIDYGDRDSLGLFQQRPSSGWGTAEQVMDAERASRAFFGGPVNPNVGVTRGLLDIPNWESMTVTQAAQAVQISAFPDYYAKWEASARSWLAELG
- the pknB gene encoding Stk1 family PASTA domain-containing Ser/Thr kinase — translated: MTESPIDPMIGRLIDGRYQVRSRIARGGMATVYLATDLRLERRVAIKIMHGHLADDNAFRSRFIQEARSAARLAHPNVVNVFDQGQDADIAYLVMEHLPGITLRDLLKDYGRLTPEQTMDILEAVLSGLAAAHKAGIVHRDVKPENVLLADDGRIKIGDFGLARAVNNNTATGQALLGTVAYLSPELVTRGIADARSDIYALGIMTYEMLTGEQPYVGEAPMQVAYQHANDTVPMPSLVAPGVPQELDELVLWATARDPEERPRDARVMLDQLLDVEKLVRPHDQTALQATMVLPRGVAAASADAETQILGRAPLAAATLAAPEPETGEVDSTDQLAGGARKRRRRGYLLFTMIVLLAALAGGAGWYFGFGPGSEIAVPNLTSASPEDATAQLEALGLVAAGGTAYSTEIPAGLVVDTDPGDGARVAKGSTVTVNVSQGPAPIVLPALAGLTSDAASLAIAEAKAVPGTIDEVFNGDVEEGLVISASRESDGGDVSQGGDYFEGLPVNLVVSLGGIPDVTGESVDDAISILEKKNLVATTGEETYSDTIAEGDVISVSAAAEGPIRAGSTLILTVSRGPEPVEIPNVIGMSWSEGKQVLADLGFKLNYNLAADAIAAIISIKSTDPAAGTLAAKGSSITLTPTNPFG